The following are from one region of the Nicotiana tomentosiformis chromosome 7, ASM39032v3, whole genome shotgun sequence genome:
- the LOC138895489 gene encoding uncharacterized mitochondrial protein AtMg00810-like, producing MEEDIESKEKNNTRELITLPKGHRAIGVKWVYKTKKNIDGDMKDTRNDLWLNAKSKGKALTIKNYLEEEVYVEQSLGFMVKNHEDKVLRLRKALYRLKQTPRVWNSCVDKYFQDNGFTRCLHEYALYLKVHFNKDILLVCLYVDDIFFTGNNPSLFEDFKKDMSHEFVMTNVGLMLYCLGLEVNKMEEGIFISQESYTNEILKKFNMLDCNLVNTPIERGTKLSKLDNGEKVDSTFFKSVVGSFRCLTCTIPDILFAVGVVSRFIEAPTSTHLKVARRILRYLKCTIDFGLFYSSSSDFNLMEHCDNDYTGDIYDRKSTIGFVFFLGDSVISWSSKKQSIVTLSTCEAEYALVKKSVYHDRSKHMDPRYHFIREYIAKKEVELKYVKSHDQIADIFTKPLKVEDFQRLRSNLGMKKKNQN from the exons ATGGAGGAGGATATCGAGTCAAAAGAGAAGAACAACACTCGGGAGTTAATAACTCTTCCCAAGGGTCATCGCGCAATTGGAGTGAAATGGGTATACAAGACAAAAAAGAATATTGATGGAGATATGAAAGATACAAGGAACGACTTGTGGCTAAATGCTAAAAGCAaaggcaaggcattgactatAAAAAA TtatcttgaagaagaagtctatgttgaacaaTCATTGGGCTTCATGGTCAAAAaccatgaagataaagtgttgAGGTTGAGGAAAGCTTTATATCGATTGAAGCAAACCCCACGGGTATGGAATAGTTGCGTCGATaagtattttcaagacaatgggtttactcgttgtctccatgaatatgctctttaccttaaagttcatTTTAATAAAGATATCTTGcttgtttgtctttatgttgatgatatttttttcacgggtaataacccaagtttATTCGAAGattttaagaaagatatgtcccATGAATTTGTGATGACGAATGTAGGACTCATGTTATACTGCTTGGGCCTAGAAGTGAATAAAATGGAGGAAGGCATTTTTATATCTCAGGAAAGCTATACAAATGAGATATTaaagaagttcaacatgctcgattgcaaTCTCGTGAACACACCAATAGAGAGAGGAACAAAATTGTCCAAGTTGGACAATGGAGAAAAAGTGGACTCTACGTTTTTCAAGAGTGTTGTTGGAAGTTTTAGGTGCTTGACTTGTACCATAccagatatactctttgcagtTGGAGTAGTAAGTCGCTTCATAGAAGCTCCTACCTCCACTCACTTGAAGGTCgctagaagaattcttcgttacctaaaaTGTACGATTGACTTTGGGCTATTTTATTCTTCCTCTAGTGATTTTAACCTTATGGAACATTGTGATAATGATTATACGGGAGATATTtatgatagaaaaagcacaattggttttgtatttttcttgggtgattctgttatttcttggagttcaaagaagcaATCAATTGTTACTCTCTCAACTTGTGAAGCTGAATAT GCACTCGTGAAGAAATCAgtgtatcatgatcgaagcaagcatatGGACCCAAGGTATCACTTCATTAGAGAATACATTGCCAAGAAGGAGGTAGAGCTCAAGTATGtaaaatctcatgatcaaattgCGGATATCTTTACAAAGCCCCTCAAGGTTGAAGATTTTCAGAGATTGAGATCAAATCTtggaatgaagaagaaaaatcaaaattaa